GCACGCATCGGCCACCTGCGTGAGCGGACAATGGGGGTGAGCCACCGCCTCGGTGCGGATGATGGCATCGCCGCCGGCAAGGAGGGTGCGCAGCAGGTCACCGTCCGCCTGTGGATGGCGGGCGAGTGCGGCGCGCTCCGCGGCATCCGCGTGGTCCAGCAGGGCATGGAGGGCGACAGCCGGCGTTCCGGCATTGCGCAGCAGTGCGGCGCGCACGGGCGCCTCCGAATGCATGGCGAGGCCGATCAGAGCGATGGCCGGTGTGTTGGCATGGGCCGCCAGCGCCGCGCGCGTCGCTGCATCATCCATCTGCCGGGCGATGCGCAGCAGCGTCGCGCCCGACGCGGCAGGGTTGCGCAGGATGCGCTGGAGGATGGCGGGCCGATCCTCGCCGGCGAGGAGGGCGAGGAAAGCCGGCGGCGCGAAGGGCAGGGCGGCAAACACCAGCTTCAGTCGCGCGTCCGAGAGCAGCAGCCGCGCCAGCGCCGCCTGCGCCCACTCAGCGCCCTCCGCCCCATAGGCCGGCAGTGCCAGATAGGCGTCGCCCCGGGCGATCAGCGCACCCGTCAGCGCGGCCATGTTGCCGGGCGCACCCATCGCTCAGCCGACCTCGGCGGGGGCGGGGAGGAGGGCGGGCTCCTCGGGCTCCAGCGCCTCGGCGAGAAGCTCGGTCAGTTCCAGCACCCGGAAGTTGCGTTCGTTGCCGGTGGTCTTCACCGCGTCCTCGAGCATGGTCATGCACTTGGGGCAGTTGACCACCAGAGCGTCGAGGCCATGGATCTCGGCGGCTTCCCGCGCGCGGATCTCGCCCACTTTCGTGGTGCCGGGCGGGTCGGGCACCCACACCCGCCCGCCGCCACCGCCGCAGCAGAAGGAATTGTCCCGGCTCTTCCCCATCTCCACCAGCGTCACGCCGGTGGCCGCGAGCACCTCGCGCGGGGCGTCATAGCCCTTGTTGAGGCGGCCGAGGTGGCAGGGGTCGTGATAGGTGACGGTGAAGTCGAGCTTCCGGGCGGGGGTGATGCGCCCGTCCGCCATCAGCTCCTTCAGGAAGGCGCTGGCGTGGCTGACGTCATAGGTGCCGCCGAGGTCGGGATATTCGTTCTTCAGCGTGTTGAAGGAGTGCGGATCGGTGGTGACGATGCGGTTGAAGCTGCAATCCTGAAGCGTCGAGATGTTGCCTTCGGCGAGCTGCTGGAACAGCCCCTCCTCGCCCACGCGGCGCACGTCGTTGCCGGCCGTGGTCTCGCCTTCGTAGAGGATGCCGAAGTCGATGCCCGCGGAATGCAGGATGCGGGCGAAGGCGCGGCTGACCTTCTGGTTGCGCGGGTCGAAGCTCGCATAGTCCCCCACGAACCACAGCACATCCACCGGCTCCTTGCGCGCGTCCTTGATCTTGAACGGCAGGTCCTTGGTCCAGTTGGGGCGCTTGCGGCGGCTTTCGTTGAAGCAATTGCCGGTCTTGTTCACCGCCCCGAGGGTACGCTGGAGCGCCGGGTCCATCTCGCCTTCGTCCACCAAAGTGCGGCGGAGCATGTTGATGAGCGGCACGTGCTCCACCCCCACCGGGCAGATCTCCGTGCAGGCGCCGCACTGGCGGCAGGACCACAGGGTCTCCGGCCGGTATTCGCCGGTGGCGAGACCGATGAGTGGCGTGGCGCAGCCGGCGGCGCGGGGCTTCGGCAGCACCTCGCCGAGATGGGTGTTGGCCTGCTCGCGCAGCGTCAGAACCACGTCGCGCGGGGAGAGCGGATAGCCGGCAGCCCGCGCCGGGCAGGCCTCGTGGCAGCGGCCGCACTTGGTGCAGGCGTCCGCCTGGACGAGATAGCGGCTCGCAACGTCGCCCAGCTCGCGATAGCCGATGCGCGCGGCATCGAGATCGCCGAGCGGCAGATGGCGGATCGCCTCGGGATTGCGCAGCAGCCAGGAAGCGGCGGCGGTGAAGATGTGCTTCGCCTTGGTGTAGGGGATGAGCGCGATGAATGTGAGCGCCAGCACGCCGTGCAGCCACCACAGCCCCATGCGTAGGGCGCCTGCGCCGGCGCTGGTGAAGCCCACCGCCTTCAGCCCGGCGGCGATGGACGCGCCGACCGGGGCCCACCAGCGCGTGTCCCACACCGCGGGATCGTTCTGGAGCCACACCATGCGCGCGCCGGAGAGCAGGAAGCCGGTGACGCCGATGAGCAGCAGGGTCCAGAGAAACGCCCAGTCCTCGATGCGGTAGCGCTCGCGGGAGAAGTCGGCATCCTGCGGCGTGCGGTCGGGCCGCGCATAATCGAGCTTCGGCGGCTTCAGCCAGCCGCGCCGCCACATCATGTAGAGGAGGCCGCAGATGAAGCCGGTGCCGGCCAGGGTCATCGTGAGCTTGAACAGCAAATAGAAGGGGCCGTGCCAGAATTTAAGGCCGATGAGCGGGCCGAGAATGTCTTCCTGCAACGTGATGGTGGCGGTGCCGATGAACAGCAGTGCGAAGCCATAGAAGATGAAGGCATGGAGCCGCCCGGCCGCGGTGTCGCGCCGGCGCAGCGTGCGATGGGAGGCGATGGTCTTCGCTGTGTCGAGCAGCCTGCGGCCGATGTCGCCCCAGGCGAGGCGCGCGCCCCGGCGTCCGGCGCGATACTTGTGAACCTGGGCGTAGACGCCCCAGGCGAACGCCGCCATGCAGCCGATGGCATAGACATAGAAGATCGCGAGCATCCAGGGCGAAAAGTCCTGGAACAGGATGCGCGTGACCTTGGATGGGTCGATGCCGCTCGGAATCATGTGCTCTTCGCCCTCTGATCTTTTTCTTGATTGCGTTCGTGCAAATGCCCGTTCCGGCCGAGGGATTGGACCCCGACGACGGCGGGCATGCGGGGCGCGTGATCTGCCGCGCCCCGCCCGCTCTGACCAGGACGAGGGGAACTAGCCCTGGTAGCGGATCTCGTAAGAGCCGCCCGGCTGGTAGGGCGCGCCGTAGACGGCGGCCTCGCGCCGGTAGGGCTTGGGCTCCTGCGGGTTCGCCTCCTCGATCTCGCGGGCCAGGCGCTGCCCGTCGAAGGTGGCGTCGGCGATGAGCTTGGGCGCCCAGGCGTCGCCGATCACGTACACGCCCTTGATGCCGCGGGCATCCCACTCGCCGGAGCGCGCCTTGAGGGCCCGGAACAGGGCATCCTCGGAGCGGCGGGCGGTGACCAGCACGAGGGTGTCGTACTCGTGCCAGGCGTGGGTGGTGTTGGCGCTGCGCGGCATCTTGCCGGGGCCGGTATAGACGCGCTTATGCCCGTCGCCCCAGAGGTTGTAGAGCTCGATCCGGCCGTCTTCCACGCGGCTCGCCCAGGTGCTGGAGAGCACGTTGATGTGCAGCTCGTGCAGCATGCGGTGCATGTTCGGCGCTTCAAGGGTGAAGTGCATGTAGCGGCCGAGTTCCACGCCCGACGCCACCGTCACCTGATGCCCCGCCTCCGCCAGTTTCTGCGCGAGGCTCGGCGCCATGTAATAGGGGTCGGCATTGAGGATCATCACCCGCTTGCCGATGGGCTTGGTGCCGAGGATCACGTCTTCCGGCGTGAGCACATTGGCGCGCGGCGTGCCCTCCAGGCCCGGAATGGGCGCGTGGGTGAGGCAGTTGGTGCCGTCGGTGACCCAACGGGCGCCGGTGGCGACGACGACCTTGTCGGCGCCGTAGGAGAGCACGTCTTCCACCGAGAGCTTCTTGCCGCCGAGGGCGATCTGGCTGTCGCGGTTGCGCTTCACCAGCTTGTTCAGCTGCACTTCACGATAGTCGCGGTGATAGCTCCACTCGCCGAGGCCGGGGAGGGTGGCCACTTCGTTCACATAGCCGCCGATCTTCTCGGCGCTGTCCACGAGATGGACCACATAGCCGCGCTCCATGAGCACGCGGGCGCACTCGGAACCGGAGGGGCCGGCCCCCACCACCAGGATGGCATCGTCCGAACCCTTCTTGGGGAAGCGCTCGGGATGCCAGCCGCGGCGGAATTCCTCGCCGGCGGTGGCGTTCTGGGTGCAGATCATGGGCGGGCCGCCGATCTCCCAGCGGGAGATGCAGACGTTGCAGCCGATGCAGGTGCGGATGTCGTCGAGCCGCCCGTCGCGGATCTTCTCCGGCAGGAAGGGGTCGGCGATGGAGGGCCGCGCGGCGCCGATCACGTCCAGCTCGCCGTTGCGGATCACCTCGACCATCTTCTCCGGATCGGTGAAGCGGCCGACGCCCAGCACGACCTTCTTCGATGCCTGCTTCACGAACTTCTGCCAGGAGAGCTGGTGGCCCTGACGGTAGAAGCGGGAGGGACCGGCATCCTCGCCCCACTCGGCGATGTCGCCCACGTTCACGTCCCACAGGTCCACGAGATCGTCGGCCAGCTCGACGAACTTGAGGCCGTCGCGCTCCACCTCGATGCCGTCCTCGCCGATCAGCGTATCGACGGCGAAGCGGGTGGCGATGGCGCATTCGGAGCCCACGGCCGCCTTCATCTGCTCCAGGGTCTCGATCCAGAAGCGGGCGCGGTTCTCGAAGCTGCCGCCGTACTTGTCGGTGCGCTTGTTGTAATATTTGGAGAGGAACTGCAGCGGCAGATAGGAGTGCGCGCCGTAGCAATAGATGATGTCGAAGCCGGCATCGCGGGCGCGGCGCGCCGCTTCCACGTAGAAGCCCTGCACACGACGGATGTCGTCGTGGTCCATCTCGTGGCAATAGGTGAGGGATTCGAACTCGGAGGCATACTGGCTCGGGCCGCGCGCGGTCTGGCGGGTCTCCATGCACGGGGCGTGGGCGCCGCCGTACCACAGCTCGACACCGGCAAGGGCGCCGTACTTATGGATTTCCGAGGTCATCGCGGCGAGGTTGCGCACGTCGCCCTCGTCCCAGATGCGGGCGGAAACGCGGTGCGTGTCGTCGGATTCCGGGTGGATGGAGCAGTATTCGGTGTTCAGGGCCGCCCAGCCGCCTTCGGCCTTCAGCGAGCGGTGCGCGGCCTGGAAGCCGGGCTTGTCGGAGCCGGCACCGATGCAGTGCGGCACCTGGTAGAAGCGGTTCCGAAGTGTTTTCGGCCCGATCTTGATGGGCTCGAAAAGAATATCGTATTTGCTGACACCCAGCGTTTCGTGCGTCATCTCGACTCCCCGTAAATAATCCGGAAGGCAGGTGTGTGACGACCGGATCTCTTCGCCGAAAAAGACAAGCAGAAGGCTCTGCGCGCACGGGTGCGCACACCGATACTGTCGCTTCTCGATGAAGAGCTTGCTTGTCTGTTCCCGGTCGTTTTCTTATTGGGATAAGTCTAACGCGCCGGGCCATGTCTCCGGCAATAGTGCCAAATGGCACTATCGTGACATGCGGCACTGCAAGATCAGGATCGACTGATGCCGGGGGTCACTGCTTGACGTAGAGTAAAGCGCGTGCGGGTTCGCAGCCTTTGCGATGGCCTGGGACTGATCGGCTGGCGGCGCCCTCAGGCTACCGGCGAGCGCATTTCCTCACCGAGCACGGCTTCCACGTCGGACAGGATGCGCCGGAACTCCTCGTCCACACGCCGCTCGAAGGCGAAGGCGGCGTCGGCTTCCAGGCCCGCGTCCTCGTGGGCATCATGAAACGTGAGCTTCTGGCTGATGGCCTCCACCAGAGCCGTTCGCAGGGTGTCGTCCCGCGCCATCAGCTGCAGCACCAGCACCAGCAGCTTGCGATGGGCGGCGGCGGCGATGTCCAGCTCCAGCGGTGTACGGGCCGGCAGGCTCTCGCCCTGTGAGAGGTGGGTGCTGTTCTTGTCGGCCATGGCGGTTCTCCGCTTGCTCGCCCCTTCGGGCAACACCGGCGGGGCGACGGGGTTCCGCGCACCGCGAGGATCAGCGCGGGCCGAGCGTCACCGCCAGCGCGGTCATGTCGTCGAACTGCGGCGCGGTATCGGCCCAGCGGATCACGGTGTCGAAGATGCCGGACAGGAAGGCTTCGGCCGCAAGGTCGGGCGCGGCCGCGAGGGCTGCCTGGGCTGCGGTCTCCAGCCGTGCTTCGCCGAAGGCTTCCTCGGCGGGATCGAACGCATCGGTGAGCCCATCCGAGAACAGAAACAGCCGATCGCCAGGCGCGAGCGCGACGGTCTCGGCACGGGTCCGGGCGCCTTCCATCATGGCGAGTGCCGGCCCCGTGGCCACGGGGCGCTCCACCGCGCCGTCCGCGCGCAGGATCATGCAGTCGGTATGGCCGCAATTGCAGTAGGTGAGGATGCCGGTGTCGAGGTCGATGACACCGCAGAACAGGGTGACGAACATGTCCTCGCCATTGGTGGCGCAGAGCAGGTCGTTCACCCGCGCCACCGCGACGGCGAGGTCCGGCTCGCTCCGGAGCACCATGCGCAGCGCGGTCTGGGTGGCGCTCATGAAGAGGGCTGCCGGCGTCCCCTTTCCAGCCACGTCCCCCAGCGTCACCACAAGCCGGCGGCCGTCGATGATGAAGTAATCGTAGAAATCGCCGCCCACGTCCTTGGCTGGGCGCATGGCGGCGAAGATATCCGCCTTGCCGTCCAGCACGTCCGGCCGCAGGGGCGGGGGCAGCATGGCGC
The nucleotide sequence above comes from Xanthobacter flavus. Encoded proteins:
- a CDS encoding heterodisulfide reductase-related iron-sulfur binding cluster, which translates into the protein MIPSGIDPSKVTRILFQDFSPWMLAIFYVYAIGCMAAFAWGVYAQVHKYRAGRRGARLAWGDIGRRLLDTAKTIASHRTLRRRDTAAGRLHAFIFYGFALLFIGTATITLQEDILGPLIGLKFWHGPFYLLFKLTMTLAGTGFICGLLYMMWRRGWLKPPKLDYARPDRTPQDADFSRERYRIEDWAFLWTLLLIGVTGFLLSGARMVWLQNDPAVWDTRWWAPVGASIAAGLKAVGFTSAGAGALRMGLWWLHGVLALTFIALIPYTKAKHIFTAAASWLLRNPEAIRHLPLGDLDAARIGYRELGDVASRYLVQADACTKCGRCHEACPARAAGYPLSPRDVVLTLREQANTHLGEVLPKPRAAGCATPLIGLATGEYRPETLWSCRQCGACTEICPVGVEHVPLINMLRRTLVDEGEMDPALQRTLGAVNKTGNCFNESRRKRPNWTKDLPFKIKDARKEPVDVLWFVGDYASFDPRNQKVSRAFARILHSAGIDFGILYEGETTAGNDVRRVGEEGLFQQLAEGNISTLQDCSFNRIVTTDPHSFNTLKNEYPDLGGTYDVSHASAFLKELMADGRITPARKLDFTVTYHDPCHLGRLNKGYDAPREVLAATGVTLVEMGKSRDNSFCCGGGGGRVWVPDPPGTTKVGEIRAREAAEIHGLDALVVNCPKCMTMLEDAVKTTGNERNFRVLELTELLAEALEPEEPALLPAPAEVG
- a CDS encoding FAD-dependent oxidoreductase translates to MTHETLGVSKYDILFEPIKIGPKTLRNRFYQVPHCIGAGSDKPGFQAAHRSLKAEGGWAALNTEYCSIHPESDDTHRVSARIWDEGDVRNLAAMTSEIHKYGALAGVELWYGGAHAPCMETRQTARGPSQYASEFESLTYCHEMDHDDIRRVQGFYVEAARRARDAGFDIIYCYGAHSYLPLQFLSKYYNKRTDKYGGSFENRARFWIETLEQMKAAVGSECAIATRFAVDTLIGEDGIEVERDGLKFVELADDLVDLWDVNVGDIAEWGEDAGPSRFYRQGHQLSWQKFVKQASKKVVLGVGRFTDPEKMVEVIRNGELDVIGAARPSIADPFLPEKIRDGRLDDIRTCIGCNVCISRWEIGGPPMICTQNATAGEEFRRGWHPERFPKKGSDDAILVVGAGPSGSECARVLMERGYVVHLVDSAEKIGGYVNEVATLPGLGEWSYHRDYREVQLNKLVKRNRDSQIALGGKKLSVEDVLSYGADKVVVATGARWVTDGTNCLTHAPIPGLEGTPRANVLTPEDVILGTKPIGKRVMILNADPYYMAPSLAQKLAEAGHQVTVASGVELGRYMHFTLEAPNMHRMLHELHINVLSSTWASRVEDGRIELYNLWGDGHKRVYTGPGKMPRSANTTHAWHEYDTLVLVTARRSEDALFRALKARSGEWDARGIKGVYVIGDAWAPKLIADATFDGQRLAREIEEANPQEPKPYRREAAVYGAPYQPGGSYEIRYQG
- a CDS encoding PP2C family protein-serine/threonine phosphatase, yielding MARHPYFAAFPMAELSALIAGGEWMHVAAGTRLLRRGDVGTFALLVFEGTAVVTIDTPYEHVQLAQLEAPAVIGEIAAFTGVARTAHVDALTPIRAVRLSAEALEAAGLVHPDLLSAVMRQFGRRFETFNQVFGFYANALNALERREFDLALLDDLRNPLPEMVDFSHSFRRLAEAIMSRAAERREMANAAAIQRAMLPPPLRPDVLDGKADIFAAMRPAKDVGGDFYDYFIIDGRRLVVTLGDVAGKGTPAALFMSATQTALRMVLRSEPDLAVAVARVNDLLCATNGEDMFVTLFCGVIDLDTGILTYCNCGHTDCMILRADGAVERPVATGPALAMMEGARTRAETVALAPGDRLFLFSDGLTDAFDPAEEAFGEARLETAAQAALAAAPDLAAEAFLSGIFDTVIRWADTAPQFDDMTALAVTLGPR